The Panthera tigris isolate Pti1 chromosome E3, P.tigris_Pti1_mat1.1, whole genome shotgun sequence genome segment TTCTTGTTAATAGGTTGACATTTGCTTCAAATTCGAGCAAGAGATTGATAATTGCCTCTCTGCCTCCAAAACACGCCTCATGGATAGCCGTTTGACCTTCGTGGTCCCGGGCGTTCACTTGGGCTCCGTGAATTAGCAGCAAACGGATGCAGTTCACGCCCGCGGCCAGCGTTCGGCCTGCTTTGCTCGACGCCGTGCACACCGCCAGCTTCAGGGCCGTGTTCCCAGTGGAGGAGATGACGCAGTTAACATCTGCTCCGCAGGCAATGAGTGTTTCCATCATCTCCTTGTTGAGCATGTCTGCAGCCGTGTGAAGGGGCGTCATGCTGGATTCATTAACGGCATTGATGTGGGCACCATTTTGGGCTAAAATGGAGAGCACTGGATAGGTCCCGTAGGTTATGGCCAGGTGGAGGGGGGAgtgtttgttgctgttgtctACCCGGGCGTTGACTTGGGCTCCGTGTTCGCACAAAATGCGGAGACATGTTACGGCATCGTTCTGAATGTCTGTCAGGATCCTTTGTATTCTGTTCCCCGGTTTTGTCCACGTGGTAGAAATGATCGGCCAGTGCAGCAGCATCAGGTGAAGTGTGGTAAGGCCTCTTGTGTCCCTAAAATAGTTATTCATCACAGATTATACTGTACCCACGAATGTCTGCGCTATATCCACAAGTATCTACACTGTATCCACGAATATCTATGCTGTATCAACGAATGTCTATGCTATATCCATAAATACCTACATTGTATCTACACGAAGAATTAGTTTTCAAGAAGGGAATGTCTGTTTGAAGTAATTCTCCTCAACTACTTGGAAGAAGTGTTTGGAAATCTGCATGGCCGTTTAGTCCTCGGGGTATCACGGCGTTTTGGGGGGGGACAGGGTGCTGCGCGTCACAGCATTGGAGGGGCCTAGCTTCCTACAGCAGTTTCAGTTTTGTTACCCCTGCTGGGACTGGCCTCTCCGAGGCTGTATGTTGGTTAATCCTGTGCCCCAGCACCTCACACGGTGCTGTGGTTTAGCAGCCACGCGGGAGAGTTCCATGGGCCTGGGTGTGACCTGGTCTTAATGCAGAGCTGAGCCGAACCGGGCCAGAACCCCCGCCGACGTGGCTCTTCGTGGCCCTGCATCTGCTCCCCGCATGTGGGTAGGTGGAACAGAAGACAGAGTCGAATCTGGAGACCCACAGCCCCCAGTTAGTGAAACCAGTTGGTCTTCACTCCCTGCGCCAACTCAGGAGCAGCCAGGGTTTTACAGCGGCCCCCGTGCGCCCCTCTGCTGAGGTCTCTCCGGGTGGCCTCCCAACTTGCTTTATttggcagagaaaagggaaggctTATTACGAATAGCTGACCGCTCTGCTGAGATTTGGAAATGACTTTCGGTTTGCATGTATTTATGTAGCGTAAGGCCCCAGGCTAGGGAGGGATAGGGTAAAACAGTCTCTGCCCTTGCAGGCCTGACAGTCTGGCACGACAGGCGTTTCAGTAGCTAGGCCAGAATTACCCGTGGGGAGAGTTCTAAGAGTTATGAGGGCCCACGGGGGCGGCCTGTGGTGGAAGGGTCGGAAAGGGTGCACCGAGGGGCCACTGTGGAGGAGGGGGCGCGTTGGTGACGTCCAGTCGTGGAAGGACAGCGTGAGGGTCTGCAGAGCTGGGCAGGGgtgtgcaggggtgaggggggagcCACACAGGTTGGGGGGCTCTTGTGGAACATAGTGAGGATTTGGGGCTTTACTTTGTTGTAATGTTACGGGGCCAAGAAGGTGTTGCTTCACTAGGCAGTATTTATCGGGCACTTAGTGCCTGGCATTGGTCTAGGTGGTGAAGACGGGTTGGGGAGCCACACAAGCTTCTGTTTTGTGAAGCGTACTTTGTAGGGGtgggtgataaaaagaaaatccgttgtgtgtttctgtttacttatttttcaccCTAGCTTAGGGCGTTAAACTCCTTGAGGGCTGCGACCAGGACTTAACGCATTTTCCACAGCATCATTGCTGAGCGCTTAATTCTCAGGACGCTTTCAGTGGGCTGCCTGGTGTGCATTCCTGCGTTTCGGCCAGTTTTTCAGAGGCTCTCATCTAGACAGTAAGGAAACGGGCTCATTCAAGACCTAAGGGTTTTGTAGTCCGTGACACCGAAGGATGGATGAGTCCGGACGTGACCGGGAAGGGTAACCCAAGTCATGCGTCTCCTCACTTAGAAGTGATCCCTGTCCAGTTACCTTACTTCGGGGTCAGCGCCATGTTCTAGCAAACAGAGCAAACTTTGTGCCTTGCGGTGTTTGGCAGCCAGATGAATGGGGATGATGGACTGCGTCTGCTTCGGGAGAGAAACCGAAATACGTTACAAGGAGCCCTGTGCAG includes the following:
- the ANKRD61 gene encoding ankyrin repeat domain-containing protein 61 isoform X2, whose amino-acid sequence is MGNITKRGSRELVANGAKPLEEGPAAALHIRLYEAIMREDCAAIRVLLRSHPVNQPMTILANSTSYRLLLNQTQSIIPIHLAAKHRKAQSLLCLLEHGADPEVRDTRGLTTLHLMLLHWPIISTTWTKPGNRIQRILTDIQNDAVTCLRILCEHGAQVNARVDNSNKHSPLHLAITYGTYPVLSILAQNGAHINAVNESSMTPLHTAADMLNKEMMETLIACGADVNCVISSTGNTALKLAVCTASSKAGRTLAAGVNCIRLLLIHGAQVNARDHEGQTAIHEACFGGREAIINLLLEFEANVNLLTRNGESPIYMYLQRGSNVRDTELLARLLHRSYPLRLTNNHGILPAGIMLPEFHLLRETLIKLSQRPLSLQDICKRNLRNIYGEKYKGHLKRLLPAKMWHSVYGFHDLAYLLK
- the ANKRD61 gene encoding ankyrin repeat domain-containing protein 61 isoform X1 — translated: MGNITKRGSRELVANGAKPLEEGPAAALHIRLYEAIMREDCAAIRVLLRSHPVNQPMTILANSTSYRLLLNQQTQSIIPIHLAAKHRKAQSLLCLLEHGADPEVRDTRGLTTLHLMLLHWPIISTTWTKPGNRIQRILTDIQNDAVTCLRILCEHGAQVNARVDNSNKHSPLHLAITYGTYPVLSILAQNGAHINAVNESSMTPLHTAADMLNKEMMETLIACGADVNCVISSTGNTALKLAVCTASSKAGRTLAAGVNCIRLLLIHGAQVNARDHEGQTAIHEACFGGREAIINLLLEFEANVNLLTRNGESPIYMYLQRGSNVRDTELLARLLHRSYPLRLTNNHGILPAGIMLPEFHLLRETLIKLSQRPLSLQDICKRNLRNIYGEKYKGHLKRLLPAKMWHSVYGFHDLAYLLK